A genomic region of Exiguobacterium oxidotolerans JCM 12280 contains the following coding sequences:
- the chrA gene encoding chromate efflux transporter, whose translation MSRWIEIFIVSLKLGLTSFGGPVAHLGYFYEEYVKRRKWIDEKGYADLVALCQFLPGPASSQVGMGIGLIRGGVVGAIISFIGFTLPSSLLLIMFALLATTYDLTDAGFIHGLKLVAVAIVADAVLGMGMKLAVGPKRLALMLLALAGVLIFDHPLAQVGVLLLAALFGLFLFKVEPQSGQPLAIHVSRVWSISALILFFGLLVATPILATVATGNVQLASIMYNAGALVFGGGHVVLPFLNQALVPGFMDGTNFLAGYAAAQAVPGPLFTFATYLGTVISGVSGGLLATLAIFLPGFLLVIGVVPFWDRVRMNKQVGRMLIGVNAAVVGLLLAALYDPIFTSSVETSLDFFVAFGLFCLLRFYNQSPLRIVLLGAVIGMVLSGIGLA comes from the coding sequence ATGAGTAGATGGATAGAAATCTTCATCGTCTCTTTGAAGCTCGGCTTGACATCGTTCGGAGGTCCTGTCGCGCATCTCGGATACTTTTATGAAGAATACGTCAAACGAAGGAAGTGGATTGACGAGAAAGGCTACGCCGATCTTGTGGCACTTTGCCAGTTTCTTCCCGGTCCGGCATCGAGTCAAGTCGGGATGGGAATCGGGTTGATTCGTGGTGGCGTCGTCGGTGCAATCATTTCCTTTATCGGGTTTACATTACCATCGAGTCTGTTATTGATCATGTTCGCACTGCTTGCGACAACTTACGATTTGACCGATGCGGGATTCATTCACGGTCTGAAACTCGTCGCAGTGGCGATTGTTGCCGACGCTGTACTCGGAATGGGGATGAAGCTTGCTGTTGGACCCAAACGGTTAGCATTGATGTTACTTGCGCTTGCCGGTGTGTTAATCTTCGATCATCCGCTTGCACAAGTCGGTGTCTTACTACTGGCGGCATTGTTCGGATTATTCTTATTTAAAGTTGAACCACAATCTGGTCAACCGTTAGCCATTCACGTATCACGCGTATGGAGCATCAGTGCGCTCATACTCTTTTTCGGTTTGTTGGTCGCGACACCGATTTTAGCAACGGTAGCGACGGGAAACGTGCAGCTCGCGAGCATCATGTACAATGCCGGTGCACTCGTGTTTGGGGGCGGTCACGTCGTCTTACCGTTTCTCAACCAGGCACTCGTACCAGGATTTATGGACGGAACGAACTTTCTAGCGGGGTATGCCGCGGCCCAGGCTGTTCCCGGTCCACTCTTTACATTTGCGACCTACCTCGGGACGGTCATTTCAGGTGTGTCGGGTGGTCTGCTCGCGACATTGGCGATTTTTTTACCCGGTTTTCTGCTCGTGATTGGCGTCGTCCCGTTTTGGGATCGCGTCCGAATGAATAAACAGGTCGGACGGATGTTGATCGGCGTCAATGCAGCGGTCGTTGGTTTGTTGTTAGCCGCCTTATATGACCCGATCTTTACATCGAGCGTCGAGACGAGTCTCGATTTCTTCGTCGCCTTCGGGCTCTTTTGTTTACTTCGTTTTTATAACCAGTCGCCGTTACGCATCGTGTTACTTGGAGCAGTGATTGGAATGGTGTTAAGCGGAATCGGTCTCGCTTAA
- a CDS encoding DUF418 domain-containing protein → MNPIAEKERIIYLDVLRGFALCGILLVNMPSFLGERFVTDMGQVDRLLRLFFDLFIQTKFYTLFSALFGAGFILFIDRLRQKKRSLWIFVRRLTILFAIGLIHLLFWEGDILQTYAFCGFLLLLFVKTRPLTKLFIGLALQLYTVSLYLSIYLFAQSEGDRSIIEPDGRLADLVAGRDLGGYFAYHATVQLPDALGNTLMLWPEILSLFLIGAYLMERFSVRPPTTRLLIVGFLVSLILSLPALTQIIRVHQGQVADGLINYFFVWLSGRTLAITYATGIALVVRAGLRMEGFRLLGRMALTNYLTHTLVFTVLVFLSGTYGTIPLWQGTLGALILLGCQTFFSRWYLRRHRQGPIEALWRKGTYGKQKSTEL, encoded by the coding sequence ATGAATCCGATAGCGGAAAAAGAACGGATTATTTATTTGGATGTCCTCCGTGGTTTTGCACTGTGTGGGATTTTGCTCGTCAACATGCCGAGTTTTCTCGGGGAACGGTTCGTGACCGATATGGGACAAGTCGACCGATTGCTCCGGCTTTTCTTTGATTTGTTCATTCAAACGAAGTTTTATACGTTGTTCAGCGCGTTGTTTGGTGCTGGCTTTATCCTCTTCATCGACCGGCTTCGTCAAAAAAAACGTTCGTTGTGGATTTTTGTTCGCCGTTTGACGATTTTATTTGCGATTGGTCTCATTCATTTATTGTTTTGGGAAGGTGACATTCTCCAAACGTATGCGTTTTGCGGATTCCTTTTGTTGCTCTTCGTCAAAACACGACCGCTGACCAAACTCTTCATCGGTCTGGCCCTCCAACTGTATACGGTCTCTCTCTATCTTTCAATTTATCTTTTCGCTCAATCAGAGGGCGATCGTTCCATCATTGAACCGGACGGTCGATTGGCCGATCTTGTTGCCGGACGTGATCTCGGAGGTTATTTCGCTTATCATGCGACCGTCCAATTGCCGGATGCACTCGGAAATACGTTGATGCTTTGGCCGGAAATTTTATCTCTCTTTTTAATCGGCGCCTATTTAATGGAACGCTTTTCAGTGCGGCCACCGACAACACGACTACTCATCGTAGGGTTCCTCGTAAGCTTGATTTTGTCACTCCCTGCACTAACGCAAATTATTCGCGTCCACCAAGGACAGGTCGCAGATGGACTAATCAATTACTTTTTCGTCTGGTTATCCGGACGGACGCTCGCCATTACTTATGCGACAGGCATCGCCTTGGTCGTTCGAGCCGGGCTGCGAATGGAAGGGTTCCGCTTGCTCGGACGGATGGCGCTAACGAATTATTTGACGCACACACTCGTTTTTACAGTGCTTGTTTTCTTATCCGGGACATACGGCACAATTCCGCTGTGGCAAGGGACATTAGGGGCTCTCATCTTACTAGGTTGCCAAACGTTCTTCTCGCGTTGGTATTTGCGACGACATCGTCAAGGGCCGATTGAAGCTTTGTGGAGAAAAGGGACATATGGAAAACAAAAGTCGACCGAACTGTAA
- a CDS encoding glycosyltransferase family 4 protein — protein sequence MLWTASIVCFIAALLITPVVKRFAIAVGAVDSPDARKVHVRIMPRLGGLAIYIAFMIGYFILQPSSPYATHILVGGFVIILTGAFDDRFQLNARLKLMGQIVAAVIVLNGGIRIEFINLPFDQQLFLGWWSVPLTFLWVIGITNAVNLIDGLDGLAAGVSSIVLLTLISLAVIQGNVYVTIVAILLLMSTLGFLFHNFYPAKIFMGDTGALFLGYMLGVLSLLGFKNVTLFSLAVPVILLGIPISDTLFAIVRRVLQGKPPFAPDKAHLHHRLLDLGFTMRQAVLVIYGLCAIFGMTAILFSQTNSIGALVSLIMLLIVLDILVESLGLLGERYRPLLNLLERLTSK from the coding sequence ATGTTATGGACTGCGTCCATCGTCTGTTTTATCGCGGCCTTACTGATCACACCCGTCGTAAAACGCTTTGCGATTGCAGTCGGTGCCGTTGACAGTCCGGACGCGCGAAAAGTACACGTGCGAATCATGCCACGTTTAGGTGGGTTAGCGATTTATATCGCCTTCATGATTGGCTATTTTATTTTGCAACCTTCGAGTCCGTATGCGACTCATATTTTAGTCGGAGGATTCGTCATCATTTTGACGGGGGCCTTCGACGATCGATTCCAATTGAATGCCCGTTTGAAACTGATGGGGCAAATTGTTGCTGCCGTCATCGTCTTAAATGGAGGTATTCGAATCGAATTCATCAACTTGCCGTTTGATCAACAACTGTTTCTCGGTTGGTGGAGTGTACCGTTGACGTTTCTTTGGGTCATCGGAATCACGAATGCCGTTAACTTGATTGATGGACTGGATGGGCTTGCGGCCGGTGTCTCGAGCATCGTGTTGTTGACGTTGATCAGCCTCGCCGTCATCCAAGGAAATGTTTACGTGACGATCGTTGCGATTTTACTCTTGATGAGCACGCTCGGCTTTTTGTTCCATAATTTTTATCCGGCGAAGATTTTCATGGGGGATACGGGGGCCTTGTTCCTTGGATACATGCTCGGTGTCTTATCGTTACTTGGTTTTAAAAACGTGACCTTGTTCTCGCTTGCCGTTCCGGTCATCTTGCTCGGGATTCCGATCTCCGACACGTTGTTTGCGATCGTCCGGCGTGTTCTTCAAGGGAAACCACCGTTCGCACCAGACAAAGCCCATCTCCATCATCGTCTGCTCGATCTTGGATTTACGATGCGCCAAGCTGTGCTCGTGATTTATGGGTTGTGTGCGATTTTCGGCATGACAGCGATTTTATTTTCACAAACCAATTCCATCGGGGCACTCGTTTCGTTAATCATGTTATTGATTGTGCTCGATATCTTAGTCGAATCCCTCGGACTACTTGGCGAACGCTATCGTCCGTTATTGAATTTACTCGAACGACTTACATCAAAATGA
- a CDS encoding SH3 domain-containing protein, protein MDKLTKILSFALVLLLLLTVAFPSSLVSAASGTSFTKTTYKTTDSLNLRSSNTTTSKKLTTIPKNTQISSSYRKGNWYKLSYQGKTGYVLGTYLKKVATGTSFAKTLTYLIRFTHSQKSKYLI, encoded by the coding sequence ATGGACAAATTAACTAAAATATTGTCGTTTGCACTAGTACTTTTGCTTCTACTCACGGTTGCGTTTCCGTCTTCTTTAGTATCGGCAGCTAGCGGTACTTCTTTTACGAAAACGACCTATAAAACAACAGATTCCTTAAATCTTCGATCATCCAATACAACCACGTCGAAAAAGTTGACGACAATCCCGAAAAATACACAGATCAGCTCCTCTTACCGTAAAGGGAATTGGTACAAACTCTCTTATCAAGGAAAGACGGGTTACGTGCTAGGAACATACTTAAAGAAAGTCGCCACGGGGACTTCTTTCGCGAAGACTTTAACCTATCTGATTAGATTTACACACAGTCAAAAAAGTAAGTACCTCATCTAA